The genomic window GATGTGCCTGTGGTCATCAATAGACATGATGAGCAAAGGTGGTTGTATCAATATGTTAATTATTCTATGGTCATAGATTTTACttctttagttaaaaaaaaagaaacggtaACATAGATTTTTAGGAATTAGAGGAGTTTTTAAGAGACTATAGAAAATTGTAGATGTAGCCAATTATGGTGTTTGTTTGAAATTCTAATGTCATTTTTCATCTATTTAAGCATAGCTCCATCAAGGACAATTGCAGGAGGGGGACTTCGGGACCTTGCcgaaattcaaaatttaccgaatcaaacaacaataaataaaaataaagtgataTGTTGATTTgatcttttttgttcttctttgaattTAGATGTTTCCTGGTCTTTTTAAGTGTTATTTTTTAGATCATTTCTAgaacaaaaagttttaaattgttCGTTGGGGGatacaataaaaaacattacaaaatatatacgcattttgttgcgtttttacgaaacagattttttttagggggggttCAAACTTTGAAAGCCCCCATGGACACCGTATTAGTATCAACACTGATGCAGGCGAAATATGTCTGTGACTGTTTCTTTCCGTTTTCTTTTTACTGGTCACTGATTCGTTCTTTCTCAagatttctttctttgttttgtgaCGGTAGGTAAGCAGTGAATCTTTTACgttctatttaatttatcaatattttttttattattaccccctcccgaaaaatataagataaaatataatataagataaaataaattataatataagataaaattaactttaggtaaggtaaaattaattacaaattaatAAGGTAAGATAAGGTGAAGTAAGATAAGACTAACAGGAGGTATTAACAACGATTTTCTTCCAGCATAAGAGCTGAGTTTCCCAAGTTAAGTGAAAATGACCaagtgaaaaatacaaaaagagccATATACTACAATAAAAGCAAgcaaatatattaaagaaaactgatctgtttctgtggatacttgaattatgtaggcctatattagttttgacaaaatttgtaaagacactaaatttcagcttagGGGGAGGACTAAATTGAGATATGGGATCGTAACCTGGTTCGTAAAGCCTAGCAATATAGGTGTCTCAAACAAACAATTGTTGGTAACCCCTCCCGGTTAGGATATAACCGAATACAGTCTACCTTCAGTTAATTAGTAAACGACTTAAGCAGCTAACACTATGAATGGTTAATGCTTTAGACCAATCATAGAAGTGTTTCATAGTTACTACGGAAACTGCCGTGAACAGgtgcaattaattattaattttcatgTTAAAGGCTGATCCAAAGAGCACAGCCAATTTATAGgagtggaaactggcactaGTATGACAAAAAATCACCAACGACATCTAGCATGTGGCgtttcttggtattttttctTGTGTCTTTCTCAGAAAGTGATATTAGAtaatggtacttgtatgatatagccccTGCAGCTCAAAAACTGGAGTTAGATTCATCCTAattaaatatacctaagtatgataaaaatataatatttaggaAACAAGATtaggatatatatttgcacattaggaggggaggggggtaaagtacagcggatctgcatgcaaaatgtgttaactacgaTTATTgtgatattatgaagtaagaattggtttttttaacttcacactgtccaaatactttacctgcTTTTCTAGATTTCTGGGGAAACAGAGACACGTTGAATGTAgagaaatttttacaaattcgaTCATAAACTTTGGCATTATATCATTTTCATACAATCCTATGAAAtggttagtttttcttttcattagtgCTCGATAAAAACTTTCTGTTCAACTGTACTAATAAGAGTAGCTTATCCCAGGGTCATGTGCAGGAGAGAAGGCTTGGGGAAAGGTCCCACCGTAATACTAGTTTTACCAAATTTCTAGGCAGCTTTTATTCAAGTTATTCAAGGTATCTTTTCTActcaaaaaaaagtcaaaacttcaaaaaaaatctGCGCAAGTTCTCAAGTTTACGGTTTCTGAGAAACATTAGCTATTATTGAAGTTAAGTAAATGCTAGAATTGATATAAAGTAAATGCTTAATAACCCTGAATTGGAATTTCCGGAATGATTTCAAGATCGCCTCAAAAGTGATACTGAATTCCGCTAGCTGAAATAGTAAACAATTTAATagacaaaatagaaaacaacCTTTACTGAAGGAGGAAAGACAAACTTAGtttttaagtacaaaaaaagaatgaatatgcaaatttcattttaataatgtatctgcggagagccaaaatcgaatatgcataaattcaaaaacgttcagaaattaagagcgacattaaaacgaacagaaattactacatgtatgaaagaggctgttcccttctcaacaccccgctctttacgctaaagttttttactgtttaacaaagtagaattgagagaaagagtcaaactttagcgtaaagaggggggcgttgaggagggaacagcccctttcatacaactagtaatttctgtttgttttaagttttaatgtcgctccttactttcagttaaaaaaactagttttttatttaatttttaagtacATAGAGAGCTTTGTTTGAACATTGCAACGGCTAGAATTgactaagtaaaaaaactagttttttatttaatttttaagtacATAGAGAGCTTTGTTTGAACATTGCAACGGCTAGAATTGACATAACAATATGtaaattcctattttcttttgcttttacaGGTCCCGCCTTATGTGGAAATCCTTTAAATTTGCgcaatttttcagttaaatttatccaaatcaaaaaacttcaaattatattaaatttaattgtaattcaagttatttttcataaaattataattaaaattacaaaGTTGGCTTACCCTCTCAGAGAAAGGCTTTAGGCTTAACCGACTGTCATCTACCATTTGTGTTTGAGCCTCTATAATGGCTGGCACTGTTTCTTTTACAACAAGTGAAAGCGGCTCATCCGGACTTATGATCGCTTCCGTTTGCATTTCTTCTTCCTCGTCATAAGGAAGGGGGCTCCTGAAGCCAACACTCGTGTTCTCATGTGGTAGCCGCTTCATACTTAAATCTAATGGCATATCAAAATCCACAATTCTTTCTTCCACAGGAACAGGGTTTGTAGTAGTTACAGAGGATGGAATAGTGACCTGTCGAAGGTCACGCCGATCTCGTGCTCTGGCATTTTGAAACCAGACCTGTACAACCCTAGGAGGGAACTTCAGCTCATCTGCCAGTTTGTAAACTGTCTCTTTGCGAGGTCGTGAGTCGATTGAATAGTGTTTACGTAAAATGCATGCCTGCTCCTCAGTAATAACTGACCGTGAACGCTCTTTCACTGGTTGTGACTGGCTGCAATCAGACTCTGTTCCGTCAGCTACGATAAGCAGCGGCTCATCATCATCACTGTCATCAATAGAAGAAGATCGACTTGTTTCTTTTCCTTCGATGTTATGCTCAGCATTAAGATCCTTTGAAGTTTTAGCACAGCAGGAGTGAACCCTATACTGTTCATAGGCTTCAAACTGAGAACTGCACTGGGAGCAGTTAATTAAAGATGGCTGTTCAACCTCCTTTGTCTGTTCTGAAAAACTACGCAGGAATGCAGATTGTTGGAGAGCTGCTCTTTGCAGCTGAGAGGCAATTAGAAACTGATGGAATGCTGCAGCATTAGGATCTGCTCCAAGTGCAGGAGCTGGaatattatattctatttgaTAGGGATACGGCTTTGTATACATAAAAAGATGCTTCATGTTGCTATTGTTATCTTTCAAATCATTACTTTTGTCAATGCTTGGGAGCACTGAGGGTGTGGGCAGCAGTCTAGGTGTTGCTCTGGAATCAATCATTTCTTCACTAGCATTCCTTATTCTGGAaccctaaaaagaaaacaggaaaatcaagtttgaaaagaaactaattttctttttattttacaaattgctggaaaaaatattatttttcaattgcaAATTTGAAACTTACGACTGACATTAATAAGGTAAAAATCGACCTTTTCTATTAACCCATTTTCAGATATGGTGGTAACACATCGTCAGATCGATCAAACACCGTTCCTAACAAGAAAGCTTTGGATATGTTTGTGATATTACAATTTTACCTTATCTGGGTTTAGaaatttgttgaataaaaattcactagatttagttttaaaatacttaaaactaaattcatgttttgactccagaaaattgattttaattaaatactattttttcGGGACCTTTTACCCCTCTgttactttttcttgtttttgatttaattgacAGTTGTGGATCAACAATAAAAGGGGCTATTATCTATTCGACATGCCGCACTAAGgcagcattaatacaaaaatattgacaGTTTCGGCCCTGTAAACATTGAGACGACTACAGTTGGTCAAATATTGTGGAACATCAAACCACATTAAAAGGTTAAAGGAGATCTAAATCAGATAACGACTTGCCGAAGGTGGTAACAGAGTGgtaattactactactactactactactaataactcactgcagcaccaagccgcctgaggccaacacagccacgcacgctcctcctccaacctaatctatttaaagcctccctcttacaccctcccaggaagttcccatttcctttaaatctttatttatgacatcctcccaacccagacaaggacgacctgctttccgtgtagccctagacggttggccaaaaaggacaatcttcggtaatctgtcatccttcatccgtagaacgtggcctagccatctcaacctttctttcattatagccccagaaagcgggattgaaccacacttttcgtacaacctactgtttgaaatatggtcagtcagccgggtacccagaacaatccgtaggcaatttctctggaaaacatctagtaaattttagGAAAGATATAtcgtttgatatttttattctttttccatCTCTTTATAACCCTCATAAATAATacaagacttgttttttttcaagaattaagtATAACACTTGTCAAAATGTGTACCAAAAATCAGGCACAATATATATGTAAGGAAAGTGGGCTAACTGGGAgattgtttttaccttttcttctAGCATAGTTTCACCTTCTTTTAAACAGAAATCACACAACTGTGTGTTCTAGATTGTTTTCATGGAAATTTAGCTAACCTCATCATAACTCTAAAACAGGCCTGGACCCTCGGTGTAACTTAAAAGCTATGTGAGATGTCCAGAAACAGAACAGATTAACCCTACCTCCTAAATAGACTTCGAAGTACAAGGGCTTTAGTGATTATTATCTTAgtgatttcagaaaaaaaggaataatacccaaaaataacaaaaattttgactCTGAGTAATTTTTTAACGATATATTTAATCCGTTTCATTGTAAAATTtaacaatagaaattttgattctttcgTTTTGGTCGGTTAGAGTTCATTTGACaaagatttgtttttctctattgTTGATTGGATATATTAGATTTTTGGCAACTGAATCATTTATATATGCCTATATTCACACTATGCGGAATTACGATACATCCATACATCAATTCCATTTATCAATACATATCAATACATCAATACATATCAATACAATATCAATATCAATATCAATATAATACAATATCAATATCAATATCAATAATatcaatataattttctttaggtataaaacaaaccatttgtttattgaaaaaaggaattgaATCGTTTAAAGAAAGAAGTCgaatttttcccttttcatgAAAGATTAGAACAATCAGTCACTTTATCAAGACAGCAGAAAGATTTGCTTATTCGTCAAATAAGTCAGTAACCTTGTTTTAGACAAACTATTCAGTTTTTAGTTCAACTTTATCTGTCAACGAAATAGACCCCTATCGATCTAAAGATTCCGCTTATTTTCAAACTCAGCGAAGCTTATCGGCTAGTCTTTATGGGAAATGCCTTTTTATCGTCAGGAATCGTTTACAGGAAGAAGGAGAAGAAATTTTGCCTTTGtttcttgtttcatttttgacatAAACACGACAGGTGAACGATTGTTTTTCCGATTCTCAAGGAAGATAGTTCCTATCTTTGCCTTTGTTTATcatcaattttcttcttttcttcgtaACACGAGTAAGAAGATAATGCCgtcaaaaaatcaaactacTTTCATCTTTTCTGTAAAGACGGTGGCATTATGATCATTGCGAGCCAAAAagcaatatttgaaattttttttttgatattttgtttatatccaAACCGTTCAGCTGAGAACGTTGGATCAACTGGTGAAATCTGTTTCCTCGTTTATTTGATGCACTATTCCTTGTAGCACAAGTAGATAatgttttgggaaaaataaatgactTTGGTCCTTGCTATAAACATCGTGATATTATGACTATGCCAAGTCGAAAAGTGAAATctgaaattttctttaaaattgacatTTGTAACCGTTCCTTTCAGCTGAGAACGTTAGGTCGATAGTTCAACTCAGGACATTAGGCATGCTGATCAAAATTTACTGGAAAACGGGGGGGGAGAGTCAATTAAAGAAATGATCCTCAAATttatatttgtcttattttatagGTGTGCTACAAACCTTTCTTATACAAAAGGTTGTTCGTAACCTTcgaaaaagaatcaaaacaaccaaaaccgattattttagcttttaaagACAGAAACACTATAAGAAATTACTTTAGTATGGCCAATCTCCGGCCATGGTTTGGGGTTAGGACTCTTGGAAATATATCTGCTGATTTAGTTACTTGTAGTGAATTTTTTGCTGTACAGTGGCTTAACCATGGGGGGACAGGGGTCAGCAGATTTTactgatataaaataaaaaatattgaatagcAAAACAAACTTTTCgggattaattttttaaattatcaagtTAGAAAACGACGGCATATAACACATGCACATAAAGTATTTTGATGCTGGATTTGTGcaattaactaaaaaatcaCACAAGTTTAAAGAATTCCCACGTAAACTGGGACATAGTAAACCGCAATAGTAATTTACAGATTGTTACGTCAACCATAGTTTTCCCACGAAAAATATTCCAAAGTTTTTAAAGCCACAAATCCCAGAAAGTTGAGAACTAATTTGGCCACTTCCTAATTTTCTCTTCAAGAAACAAGCATCTGTATGTTCAGTATGAATTAAACAGTTAGAGACAGAGCAAACGAGTTTTTTAATACGCTATTCCAaagttgaaaatgaaataagGTTATATTTCGAATGCTTAATTTCACCGTTTTAAAATATAGCTGAAATTAACAACTCCGAAACAAGTTGGATAACTTGGATTGCAATAATACATTTAGAACACATGGACGGAGAAATTAAcatcaccttttttatttttatattcaggggaaaaatacataatttgaaAATGCATGGCAATTATTCGCGGAATACAGAAACAGTCCCGTACAAAGATGAGAAAAGGCCTGAAAACGTATGATATTTGAGAATCCAGAAAAAGGAAATTCCGAAAAAGGCTGTTCTATGGAAAATATgggaaattttcataaaaataattaaatattgacTTGTGAGGTGGGGGCAAGCTCtatggatttattttttatttttcccgtaatttttataattagacTTCTTTGCTGTTTTGTCGCAACCgcctctatatatatatatatatatatatatatatatatatatatatatatatatatatatatatatatatatatatatatatatatatatatatatatatatatatatatatatatatatatatatatatataaaccctCTGTAAACTCCTCAGCTCATTCAGGAACACctgaatttgttttaatatttcaagacCATACCAGTAATCATTGTATCTTTTTTAgttacaacaataaaaattgGAGATGCACTCAAATTTATGACAAACataaataacttcgaagaccacactgcctttcgaTGACggaagtataacagttcaaattagggatgaaactttataatcgatctgttcactgtcgattaaaaggtttcatccctatttcgaactgttatacttttgtTGTGACAAACGGATCCAGCACAAACACCTACCTCTGAATTCTATGGTAAAAAGTATGCCTTGTTTTCATTAGTTTAGgtttgtgaaatatttttgtaagcCAGTCCCTTTATTCTTTAATAAGATAGAAAAGGAATGAAAaatcaggtgattgattttttcaaacggTAATTTGTGTTTTGTTAAAGAGAGATATTAAGTGTTCCAAGAGAAAATTATTGAAGATGCGAAAAAAGCGATAAACCAATAGATAGAGCATACACTAACAAtctctgtttttcaaaataacacaTAACTGCTTTTGAATTCCCTCACTAAGTCGTGAAATGTATCCCTTAATTTCGGAATTTGGTTGATTGGTCAGGTTTGTAAAAAGAAGGTACAAGCTTATGGTTAATTGTTAATCAAATTAGttgttttaatttgattaaattaaCTGCTAATTATTAACGGTTTATTATCAACCATATGGCAGTTTTGCCTAGTcgcaaattgaaaattttcctctcagagcataagaaaaaataacaaatcttACCCTTAAAGACACCACAAGACACTTTTTAGATGTCATATGAGATGAATAGGATCCAGAATGGGAAAACCTTTTACCACAATTGGGACACTCGAATGGCTTTTCTCCGGAATGTATACGAATATGTTCCTGAAATTAAAGTTTATCAGCTTAAGAAACATAGCTAAATATAGGCGAATTGGAAGTTCAGCATAGATAAACCGTTTTTCACTCCCCCTCACTAGCCTCCCCCATTATGAATTAGCCCATCAAGTATTAAGTTCTTAAACATTGTTAACCTTATATGAACAAAGTACATGGAAGCATATACCGTTTTTTGATTTCTAGAAAATTCTTACCAAAACTAAGTATAAAAGATTTGAAGTATGACATTAACTCTGCAAAGAACTCAATGTAGAGATATTTAATTTACCTACTAAAGCAAACGACTGCTCCGAAGAACTACCTCCCCTGTCAAGTAGAACCTGAAAAAGCACGACCCAAAAATACGTTCTCTGTATATTTTCTCCCTTTCCGTAGGGGAAACCTCTGATACTTGGCCACCTTGTCAGATCATAACCCATTGTGCATCTTTGCCTCTCCTCCGTCGTAGTGCATATCCAAAGCCTTCCCAAAATCTCATGATTTTTCACAATTTCGTTGATATTCGGCCGCTTTTAGGTGAGCCGTTAAAGGCCAAATTTAGCAAAGTTTATGCAGCAAATATCAGGCCAAGTCCAAAAAAAGGTTTATCACCGGTTTGATTTTAACGTATCAATCGTACGGAAACAATTCCAGAACTATTCGTCGTTTGATTATACTCTTGAGCGTGTATAATGTTCCAACGCGCATTTTAGAATTGACTAGCTGTTCATTCACAATAAGATTTACCTAAGACCAGGATTCAGCCAATGCTGAGATTTTACCTAACATGCATAATACATTATACATAATAATACTTAATTCATGTAATAATAACATATAATACAATACCTAATAGGCATAAcagtataagaaaaaaactataggaGTAAAACCATGTGGTGAATATTTTCAcaattagaatcaaaatttgtattttcatgaCTGAAGTTATATCGGAGATTTCACACTTCTGAAGCAACtgataaataataacaataataataaaacttgtttGCAGGTTCtctcaaagggaggatcagTAGGGTAGAACCGATGACAAAGATCCGAGTTATTGAACGGTTCCGCAGCCAACAATCAAGGTCGtatccatgggggggggggggggtactgggTTTGAAACCCCTTCACAAAAAATCTTCTACGGCTTGTAAAGTGGGTAAAAACAACgcgaataaacaattttttgacgttttgtaaagtttttgtagcctctcctaaaaaaaaacaatctccCCCTtgagaaaatcctggatacaactTTACCTACAATAAAGCTTAGGAAATATCTCAGAAGTACGACAACCCGGGTTGCAGGGGCGTATTTGCGCCATTTGGGTGATTTTTATGATTGACTTTTTCAAATCAGCTCATTTTTGgggcaaaaattttcaaaagcaaaATGGCGCTTTCGACACATTTTCGTTTTATGGTGCCACAATTTTAAACCAGAAGTCTGGTATTACTGATGAGAACTTCAATTCTAGGTATGAAAATGGTGACTTTTCTGATTGGTCAGTTCGGGCTAAGCAAGATAGAAAATACTCAGCACAGGGTTAAATTCCTATACAATTCCTATACAATTTTTTCTATACAGCTCCTTGTAAATGAAGCTTTGGTGAGAAGTTTTGATCGTTATTTGGTGCCAGGGGCgtcgtttggggggggggggagcaagagagggcagttgcccccccAATAATGTGGAGACAAATTATTATATTACCCAATGCCCCTTAACGATCCGGTTATGGACTCCTCTTATCCCTCCTAATAAAAAT from Artemia franciscana chromosome 10, ASM3288406v1, whole genome shotgun sequence includes these protein-coding regions:
- the LOC136031702 gene encoding zinc finger E-box-binding homeobox protein zag-1-like, which gives rise to MVLCAETSNMDLALKNTTAEQRQAYSYRLWSLAQTWPGALNLNEEIPTEYFVKCYQCNKGFPGLSALRTHLKVFHGEKGDFSEKSDVRKERKYSCFQCGMKFGDKDSLERHELSHAPNSQVNCNICHKNFANVYRLQRHMISHDESAGLRKFKCNYCEKAFKFKHHLKEHIRIHSGEKPFECPNCGKRFSHSGSYSSHMTSKKCLVVSLRGSRIRNASEEMIDSRATPRLLPTPSVLPSIDKSNDLKDNNSNMKHLFMYTKPYPYQIEYNIPAPALGADPNAAAFHQFLIASQLQRAALQQSAFLRSFSEQTKEVEQPSLINCSQCSSQFEAYEQYRVHSCCAKTSKDLNAEHNIEGKETSRSSSIDDSDDDEPLLIVADGTESDCSQSQPVKERSRSVITEEQACILRKHYSIDSRPRKETVYKLADELKFPPRVVQVWFQNARARDRRDLRQVTIPSSVTTTNPVPVEERIVDFDMPLDLSMKRLPHENTSVGFRSPLPYDEEEEMQTEAIISPDEPLSLVVKETVPAIIEAQTQMVDDSRLSLKPFSERSEEEETYTLDICLQTSVSSGSPLSPKKYSYSLHSPAGKPRLEEPEGNFGCDQCDKTFAKQSSLARHKYEHSGQRPYQCDLCPKAFKHKHHLTEHKRLHSGEKPFQCQKCFKRFSHSGSYSQHMNHRYSYCKPTNECTSPEVSAMPSGSIFIAT